TCCTGATTTTCGATGTGATTTCCGGGATCCCTGGGGTAATCGAATCCAAGTCGGAGATCTGCATGATGAATCGTTGGTCTGGCTCCTTCCCTACCGGGAGGTACAGGATATCGGGATCACATTTGCCTCGCCTTCCAAAGCCCCTTGAGCATCTGGGGCCCAAAAGACAACCTGGCTTTTGTTTGTGAGGGGGAATCGGCGATACTGTACCCCTATGGATAAACGCATTCAGCCGGTTTTGGGAGATCAGTCATCGCCCTATCAGGCTCTTCTCGAGGTCTCGGAGGCGATCGCGGTTCACCGGGATCTCACTAACCTGATACAGGACCTGGCTCAACGCCTTCCTCGTATCGTTCCACTGAGTTTCATTGGCTTGGCTCTGTACCAGCCCGAGCGGAACACTATCCAGGATTATATTATTCAGGCCAATATTCCTGCGGATATACAGGGCGGGAAAGAATGGGCTTTGGATGCCCATCCGAGTGGTTGGGTGTGGCAGGCCCAGCACCCATTGATTATTTCCGACCTGACTCAAGACTCCCGGTTTCCAGCAGTGCTGCCCCTCATGCTCGAAGACGGCGTGCAATCTTTATGCACGGTTCCGCTGACCACCTCCTTACGCCGTCTGGGATCACTCGACTTCGCGAGTGTGGAAAAAGGAACCTACCAGGAGTCGGAATTGACGTTTCTGCTTCAGGTCGCCAAGCAAGTGGCGGTGGCGGTGGACAATGTCCTGCATCAAGAGGAATTGTGCCGCGAGCGGGATCGTCTGCAAGTCTTGCTGGACGTGAACAATGCGATCGTGTCGAAGTTGGAACTTGGGGATTTGTTTTCGACCATGGTCACGTCCTTGCGACGGGTGATTCCGCATGAAGCCACCAGCTTATATTTCTATAATCCGGATGCGAAGAACTTTCATCGACATGTGCTGAATTTTCCTTCAGGGAAAGGCTTGTTGGGGGGAAGCCATTCCATTGCGCTTGATGACACGCCGGCCGGAGAAGCATTTCGATCACGAAAAACGGTGTGTTGGCGTGAAACTGATCTGCAGCAATTTCATTCCGTCACCGCCCGACAGTTGATCGCGGAGGGTGTGAAATTCGGATGCTGTGTGCCACTCATGCTGCCCGATCGGGTTTTGGGGACGTTGAATGTCGGCAGCACCCGTCCTTCAGCCTTTTCCACGGGGGATGCCGACCTGCTGACGCAGGTCGCCGGACAAGTGGTGATTGCCCTCGAAAATGCCCTTGTCTATCGGGAAATTACCGAATTAAAAGAAAAGCTGGAAAAGGAGAATGTCTATCTCCGGGATGAAATCCGGACTGAAGCCAACTTCGAGGAGATTGTCGGCGAGAGTCAGGGCTTAAAGCATGTCCTTCAACAATTGGAAATTGTCGCCCCAACCGATTCGACCGTGCTGATTTTGGGGGAAACGGGCACAGGCAAGGAACTCATTGCCCGAGCTCTCCACCAACTCAGCACGCGAAAAGACCAGGCCTTTGTGAAAATTAACTGTGCGGCTATTCCGACGGGTCTGTTGGAAAGCGAACTGTTCGGCCACGAGAAGGGTGCCTTCACAGGAGCCATTTCTCAAAAAGTCGGTCGCTTTGAACTTGCGCATCGCGGAACCATTTTTTTGGACGAAATCGGGGAAGTGCCATTAGAGTTGCAATCCAAGATGCTTCGGGTGCTTCAGGAACAGGAGTTTGAACGATTGGGCGGGACGCGCACGATCCGCGTGGATGTTCGGCTGGTCGCGGCCACCAACCGCGATTTAATGCAGATGGTGGAAGCCGGCGAGTTTCGCAGTGACTTGTATTACCGGTTGAATGTCTTTCCCATCACAGTCCCGCCCCTTCGCGAACGGCAGGAGGATATCCCGATTCTTGTTCGGTATTTTGCCCAACGGTATGCCACCAGGATGAAAAAACCCATCGAGACCATTCCTGCCAAGACGATGGAACGTCTGGAAGGCTATCCCTGGCCGGGGAATATTCGCGAACTGGAAAACCTGATTGAGCGCGCGGTTATTCTTTCCCAGGGTTCCGAACTGGCTGTGCCGTTATTAGACCTCAAAGCCGGTCTTCAGCGAGGGACTCAGTCTGGTGCGACCTTAGAAGGTGCGGAACGGGACCATATTCTCCGTGCCCTGCAAGACACCAAATGGGTAATCGGCGGCTCTACAGGCACGGCCGCCCGGCTCGGAATGAAACGCACCACGTTGATCTCGAAGATGAAAAAACTCGGAATCTCCCGCCCGACCTAATATGGTGTGTTTTCTGCAAATTCTCTCCAACTTTTCATGTGAGTGACTATCCCCGGTCTCCTGCTCGAAGAAAAAAGCTCTGGCCAAACATGTTTCATTCAACCTGGAGGTTCATCATGTTTCAGCGATTCTCAATCAATCGCCTCCCATGGAGAGGGGGCTTGGGTCCTCTCCTCATCACGGTCCTATTTCTTCCTGGAGCGCCAGGGGCTCTCGCTGCCAATGCACAACCTCGTGAGTCGTGCAAAGTTGTCAGTACCCCATATCAATTGAAAATTCCGTTCGGTCTGGAGGATGAGATCAAGCCATTTATTCCGGCAGACAATCCGCTGACGGTCGAAAAGGTCGAACTCGGCAAGCTGTTATTCTTCGATCCACGCCTGTCACGTGACAATACGATGTCCTGCGCGAGCTGCCACAAACCGGAGCTGGCCTGGACTGACGGCACCAAGCTCTCTATGGGCATCGATAACCAGGTAGCCACCCGGAACGGCATGACCGTCGTCAACCGACTGTACGGCCATGCCCAGCTCTGGCATGGGAAAATGGCCACGTTGGAAGCGCAAGCGGTCAATCCCCTCACAAAGGCGGTACGGATGGGAATGCCGTCCACGGATGCGGAGGTGGCGAAGCTCAATGCCATCAAGGGATACCGGGAGCGATTTCAGCAGGTTTTCTGCACGGATGTCACCATTGATGGGGTGGCCAAAGCGATTGCGGCGTTTGAACGGACTCTTTTGTCCGGCAACAGTCCCGCAGATCGATTCGACATGGGCGGAGAAGAGGACGCGATCTCCGAGTCCGCCAAACGAGGGCTCCAAGTATTTCAGGGCAAGGGCCGCTGCACACGCTGCCATTCGGGATTCAATTTCGCCGACGAAGAATTTCACAATCTCGGCATCGATTGGGACACGGCGAAAGCCGATCTGGGACGGTATTCGGTGGAGAAGCATCCGGGGACCGTTGGCGGATTCAAAACGCCAACCCTACGGGAGATTGCCAGGACCGCTCCGTACATGCATGACGGGCGTTTCGCCACCCTTGAAGACGTCGTCGATTTTTACGACCAAGGGGGAATCCAGAACCCGCATCTGTCTAATTTGATTATTCCTTTGGGATTAACCGACCAGGAAAAGAAGGATCTGGTGGAATACATGCGGGCTCTCAATGGTGAAGGATGGCAAATGACCGCGCCAACAGAATTTCCACAATGACGCAGCGTTCTAGAGACCAGGGGCGTATTCAGGCCCGTATTACCCTTCACCCTCTCGCCTCAAAAAATGTCCTTGGGCTGTGCAGATCCGGGAACGTGTTGTACGTACCAACAGCTTTTAAAGATGGAGCATTCGCAAATGCAAGGATTTCTCGATCATATTGTCCTGAATATTGAACATGATGAATCGATGATCGATTTTTATACCAGAATTTTGATGCTTTCGGCAGAGCGACTCGAAGACTATCGTGCCGGGAAAGCGCCGTTTCCTTCTGTGCGGATCAATCGTGATACCGTCATCGATTTATTTCCCAAGAAGTTATGGGAGCAAAACATTTCAGCAGGGACAGGCTTCAGCAATCTGAACCACTTTTGTCTTGCACTCACCAAAACGGATTGGGAAGACTTATGCGGTCGACTTCGTGACAATAATATTGCAATCAGTGAAGGGCCTGTCCAACGGTGGGGAGCGCGGGGAACAGGAACCTCCATTTATTTTCTCGATCCTGAAGGAAATGCGATCGAGGCACGATTTTATGAAGTAAATGATCAGCCAGAGAAATGCCTGCTTGGCACTTAAGGAAGTCGTTGCCAATCTCTCATAGCAAGACTCTCAATAAACAATCTCGGACATGCCCAAGGGTCTCCTCCTCTGTCATCCTCTCAGTTCGTCAGCGGAGGTCCAATTGGAACGACACCAAAATGGATTCCCGATGACTACTGTCGGAAATGTCCGCGATGGAGGGATTCCCGAGGCATGGCATCCCGAGGAATTTGCCAAACTATTCAATGGATTGTCCTCCTGCCGTCCGTCATCCCGAATGAGAGAAGCGAAGGCATCGGGAATTTCATGAAAATCCCTTCTGCCTAACCATCTTCCGTTCGTCTGTCTGTCGCCCCCTCGACACGAGTCGACATATCGTCACATTTGATTCGACACACCTCTTCTCTTTCTTTTGCATCTTCGATAGAAACATCAATTCATTCAAATGTTTGTGTCTTTTTTTGATCTTTTGTGAAGGTGGAATGGCTCTTGCCATATGTAAGAGGTAAGAGTTCAACAAAGCTTTCGTTAGAACAAATAATGACAAACCACACACATTTATTCATTCACAAAGGAGAGGAAGCCATGAAAACATTATTTCAAACAGAAGAGAGTTGGGCGCCGGTTATTTTGAGAGTGATGCTGGCCTTGGTCATTTTTCCTCACGGCGCTCAGAAGCTGCTGGGATGGTATGGAGGAAACGGGTTTGAAGGCACGATGGGATTCTTTACTGAGCAAATGGGTTTGCCTTGGGTGATTGCATTTCTGGTCATTATGGGAGAATCGGTTGGCGCACTGGCAATGGCAGCCGGATTCATGACGCGGTTCACTGCCGCGAGTTTAGGCATCATCATGTTAGGCGCCATCACAACGGTGCACTGGTCTAATGGGTTTTTTATGAACTGGTTTGGCCAACAAGCCGGTGAGGGATTTGAATATCATCTGCTCGTCATTGGCATGGGTCTGTCGTTAATGGTGACGGGCGCCGGCAAATGGTCGGTCGATCAGGTCATTGGAAAGTGGCTTGCACGGCAGGAATCATTGCACGCTGATGGGACTCGTCGGACTGCGGCAGCCTAAGTGTGACAGATCTAAATGTACGACTAGAAAATGAATAATTATGGAAAGGAGTCAAGACATGAATAGTAGGCAACTTCGTCAGGATAGAAGCAGGGATCTCTCAATAACCATAAAGGAGGAAGTGATGAACCGTACAATGAATCTTCACGTGATTATGTTATCAGCGGTGATGGGCATGTTTCTTATCATGTCCGGTATCGGTTACGCAGACTCTAAGAGTGTCAGCCATGGACATAAGCAGGTCACCGGAGTCGTGACAACGGAGAAGGGTGGTGTTCTCACGGTTAAAACACCCACGGGAGACTATTCTCTGACCGAAAATGCTTCTCATCGTCATGGCCATGCCGTCCCCAAGGTGGGAGATGAAGTAACCTTGGTTCTGGATGAGAACAATGCTGTCATAGAAGCCCACCCTAAAGGCGAGGAAGGAATACATCAGTTCTATACGGGGAAATTGGTGTACATGGGGAAAATGAATAAAGAGATCAAATTGCAGACCCCTGATGGGGAAAAGGTCTTCCCTCTTGGTCGGCTGGAAATCAAAACCAAGCCCATCGAAGAAGGTGCCATGGTCACGGTTGAAGTGAATGAAGGCGGGACTGTGATCGATCTTCACCGTGCGTCGGATGACGAAACAAGCATTAATGCCAAAGGGAAGACTCACGAGTAACGAGTCGGATGTTCACTATGATGTGGCTCGGTCTCTTGCCGGGTGGTGAGAGATCGGGGCCACCTTCTGAGGCGGGGAATTGTGGTATGAGAAAAAGTCAGAGAGACGAAGAAGGAGCCGAAAGATGATATCCCTTAACGGAAAAGTTGTCATGATCACGGGGGCATTGGGTGGCTTAGGCCAGACGGTGACCGAGGCATTCGCCCAGGCGGGAGCCAAAGTGGTGGTCGTGGGCCGGGAACTTCCAGCGAAGCTTCCGGAAGGGCTAGTGGGCCTTTCAGCGGATGTCACCGATGAGGCTGAGGTTCATCGACTGATGAAGGAGGCCGTGCGCAAAACCACACGCATTGATTGCTTGATCAATCTTGTTGGCGGGTTTGCCATGGGTCGTCTGGCAGAAACAGAAATGTCCACCTGGTCCAAAATGTTGTCTATCAACCTGACCTCGGCCTTTTTGCTGTCGAGGGAGGCAACTCGCTTCATGTCCAAGCAAGGCTCTGGTCGAATTATGCATATGGCCGCGCGTGCCGCTGTGGACCCGTTCCCCGGTGCGGGTGCCTATATTGTCTCTAAGTCAGGGCTTCTTGCCCTGATCAAGGTGCTGGCTCTGGAGTTAACCGGTTCAGGCGTGACTGTGAACGGGGTATTACCGGCGACCATTGATACCCCTGCTAACCGCAACAGCATGCCGGATGCCGATCCCAACGAATGGGTGAAGCCGGAAGCGATTGCCGCACTGCTTGTGTTTCTCGCCTCTGAGGAAGCTGAGGCTCTGAATGGGGCGCTCATTCCTATCGGGTCATCATAGGAATGATGTTTGATGAATTGTTCGATGTTTCAATTCGAGGTGTAAACGGTAAATTTTATTTATTGAAAGGAGAAGGTAGCATGAGTATTCAACAACAGGTTCAAGCATTGATCGATGGGATTTTGGCCGGAAAGCTTTTGGAGACCTTTGACACGTATTATGCTGATAACGTTGTCATGAGTGAGAATCGAAAAGAAGAACGAGTCGGGAAGGCTGCCAACCGGGAATATGAACAAAAGTTTTTAGGGAATATTCAGGAATTTCACGGAGCTCAGGTCGGACGGACGATCGTTGACGGGGACCATGCCGCGGTGGAATGGACGTTTGACCTGACCTTTAAAGGCGGAAATCGGGTGAAGATGCAGCAGGTGGCCGTGCAAACCTGGAAGGATGGAAAAATTATTCGTGAGGACTTTTATCACGGGTAAAAGGGTTCTTATGTGTTGAACCATGTGTGCTCACGACAGGTTTACGCTCAAAAACAATGGCAGCCTAAGAGATCCCGGGCTCCTGTTCTCAACTGTTTTGATAAGGAATGAAGTTATGCTCAGAGTCACCCCCCGCATAGATGAGACGACAATCACCCTCCAGTTGGAGGGGCGATTGGCCGGACCGACAGTCATCGAAGCTGAGCGGTGTTGGCAGGTGACATGCGCGGAGAATCCGGGGCGATCCCATCGACTGGATTTGCGGGGGGTGACATATTTGGATCAGGAAGGGAAATCGTTTTTGAACCGGGTCTTTCAGCAGGGCGCGAGTTTTCTCTCTTCCGGTTGTTTGACCCGGGCCTACGTTGAGGAGATCACGCGATCTGGGAAATAATTTGCTGAGAAAACAGTTGAGGAAAGGAGGGTGCCATGACGCAGATGAAATCGATTTCAGGAATCTACAAATCGGGCTCCACTCATATGGTAGGGGACGGGTTTCCGGTACGGAATATCTTTCCAAGTCAGAATCTGACCGAAGAGATCAGTCCCTTTCTGCTCTTGGATTATGCGGGTCCGGCATCGTTCCCTCCTACGAATCAACGGCTGGGTGTCGGGGAACATCCTCACCGGGGATTTGAGACCGTGACCATCGTCTATCAGGGAAAAGTCGCGCATCGGGATTCAGCCGGAAACGGAGGAACTATCGGACCGGGCGATGTGCAATGGATGACGGCGGCTTCGGGTGTGGTGCATGAAGAACTTCATGAACAAGCCTGGGCCAAGGAGGGTGGCACGTTGCAGATGATTCAACTCTGGGTCAATCTTCCCAAGTCATTAAAAATGGGCGCGCCCCGCTACCAAACGGTCCTCAATGAAGACATTCCGCAATCCAATCTTGGGGGACAAGGCAGTGTGCTCCGTGTGATCGCCGGTGAATATGAGGGACTCAAAGGGCCGGCCAAGACGTTCACGCCTGTGCACCTGTATGATCTGAGATTGGTTGCCGGACATCTGGGTGAGCTCAGTCTTCCGGTCGGATATAATACGGGCCTGTTCGTCCTTAGTGGGAAGTTGGTCTTGAATAAATCTCACGAAGTCGGGGAGGCCGAAATGGCTCTCTGCGACCCGCAGGGAACGAAGGTAAATTTTGAGGCCACGGAGGAGGCAAGGGTGTTGGTGCTGAGTGGAGAACCGATTCCGGAACCGGTCGCCCGCATGGGCCCTTTTGTCATGAATACTGAGGAAGAGCTTGTGCAGGCTGTGAACGATTATCGTGCGGGAAGAATGGGACGACTTGAGTAAGCCGATATTCGAGCTTCTTGATGGAAGGAAAGCGTGAAAAATTTTGTTCGGCTGTAATAATAGTGGTGAACCTTCGTCTACACATTTACAGAAGATGATGCCCTGCAATGAAGATGTAGGAAAGACAACCCTTATGGATAAGCCAATCATTCAGAGGACAGCACAAATTGAAAATTCCGACTTAAATGTTGTGAATGGAATAGAACGGAATTGGTGGGAACCAACCAGATGAATGCAGCCATACTCAGACCCGTTTCAGTATACATTGGCAATGGGCGCGCCGTGATTCGTAGGAGTGTTGGATTACTCCTGATTCTTCTTGCAGGATGTGGGCAGGGAGATACCTCCCCTCCGGCTCCTCCACCGCCGACGGTGGAAGTGGTGACGGTCACCATCCAGGATCTCCCCGATGAACCCGAATTCATCGGACAAACCGAGGCCTTTCGGCCTGTGGAGATCCGGTCACAGGTGACGGGCATCATTAAGAAAGTTTTTTTCACCGAAGGCAGGAATGTCAAGCAAGGTGACCGGCTGTACCTCATTGACCCCGTGCCCTTCAAAGCGGCTTATCTGAGTGCCAAAGCCAGGGTGACGCAAGCGGAGGCTAGACTGGTACAAGCGAAGCAGGATTTTGCTCGAGTCAAACCTCTTCTGAAAGAGCAAGCGGTCAGTCAAAAGGACGTGGACGATGCGGTGGCGGAAGGGTTAGCGGCTAAAGCCTCCTTGGAAGCGGCGCATGGGGATCTGGTCAAGTCCAGGTTTGACCTGAGTAATACCCTGATCGTCGCTCCGATCGGTGGACGTATTTCGAAAAGCCGGTTTTATGAAGGACGTCTGGTGTCCGCCCAGACAGACCTGATGACTACCATCGATCAGCTTGATCCCATGTATGTCAATATGTCCGTTCCGGAAACATATTTGTTGCGGCGGCGGCGTGAGTTGGCGGACCACAAAGTCGAGAGGCCCGATCTCTTTCAATTGCGCGGAGTCATGACGTTCGCTGATGGCAGTGTCTATCCCCATGAAGGCAAATTGGATTTTGCCGATGTGGCCATCCGGTCGGAGACGGGGACCTTACAGGGCCGGTTTGCCTTCCCCAATCCTGAGGCTGATCTTTCTCCCGGTCAATCCTATTTGTATCCCGGACATTTTGTCCGCATCCGGCTGAAGGGGTATATCCGGACTGATGCGATTTTGATTCCTCAACGTGCGGTTCAACAGGGTCCTAAAGGCACATTTGTGAATGTGATTGGCCCCGACGATAAAATCGAAGTGCGCGAAGTGGACGCGACCGGTTGGCGTGGCGGCGATTGGCTCATTGAAGAGGGCCTTCAACCAGGAGAGCGAATCGTCGTCGAAGGGTTTCATCGAATTCAACCGGGTATGCAGGTGAATCCAGTGCCGTTCCGGAATGGTGAGGCCACATCGGAAACCCCGGGCCATGAGAATCCGACACCTCCCGAAGCCACTCAGGAGAACTCATGAGTTCTCATTTTTTTATTGACCGTCCTATTTTTGCCACGGTCATTTCCATTGTGATTGTGGTGGTGGGACTGGTGTCTCTCCAGGTTCTTCCCATCGCTCAATTTCCGGAAATCACTCCGCCTGTGGTCCAAATTGAAGCCGACTATCCTGGTGCCAGTGCAGAAGTCGTGGCCGAAGCCGTGGCGAGGCCGATTGAGGTGCAACTCCCCGGGATCGATAATCTCCTGTACTACGATTCTTCCAGCACCAACGACGGCCATATGACGATCCGATTGACCTTTGAAATCGGGACGGATGTCGATATCGCACAGGTCCAAACTCAAAACCGTCAACGTTTGGCCGAGCCACAGCTTCCGCCTGAAGTTGTCCGGCAGGGTATCACCGTCAAAAAAGTGTCTCCCGATCTACTCGGGGTGGTGGCGTTGAGTTCCAGTGATCCTCGTCAGGATACGGTCTTTCTTTCTAATTTTGCGATTCTGCGGATTGTGGATAACATCAAACGGCTTCCCGGAGTGGGGGATGCGTTGATCTTTGGCGGACAGAACTACTCCATGCGTCTTATTTTGGACCCCATTCGTATGGCTCAAATGGATGTGACGCCCACTGATATTGCGAATGTGGTTCGTGAGCAGAACCGGGATTTTCCGGCTGGCCGGATCGGACGCGAGCCTGCCCCGAGTGGAACTGAGCTGACCATTCCCGTGATCACGCAAGGACGGATGAGCGAGGCCAAAGAATTCGAGGACATGATTGTCCGGGCGTATCCGGATGGTTCCATGGTGCGTCTCGGCGACGTGGCTATGGTTGAGTTGGGGGCACAATCCTATGACCTCGAGGGACGGTGGAATGGCAAACCCAATGTCTTTATGCTGACATTCCTCTCCCCGGGGGCCAATGCCCTTGAAACCATGAAACGAATCAAGGACGAGATGAAGAGTCTCACGAATATTTTTCCGGCTGGAGTCTCATACGACATCCCGTACGATACAACCCGATTCATTGAGGTTTCTATTCAACAAGTGGTGAAGACCCTGGGAGAAGCATTGATCCTGGTTATTTTGGTGGTCTACCTCTTTCTTCAAAGCTGGCGCGCAACATTAATTCCAGCCGTGGCTGTCCCCGTTTCATTGATCGGCACGTTTGCGGGTATGGTCGCCCTCGGATTTTCGATTAATACCCTGACTTTGTTCGGCATGGTCTTGGCCATCGGGATTGTGGTGGATGATGCGATCGTGGTGGTGGAAAATGTGGCCCGGCACATTCAGAACGGACATCCACCAAAGGAAGCCGCGAAGCTGGCCATGACGGAAGTGACCGGCCCGGTCATTGCGCTCGTCGTGGTTCTGGCGGCGGTCTTTCTGCCCGTGGCGTTTCTGGGAGGTATTACCGGCGAACTCTATCAGCAATTTGCAATCACCATTACGCTGTCCGTGGTCCTTTCCGGGATCGTGGCCTTGACACTCAGTCCGGCCCTCTGTGCGTTGATTCTCAAGCCGGATCAGGAACGGGAGGCCGGGTTTTGGAAGAAATTTAATGACGGATTTAATTGGACGCAGAATCGATATGTGGGGACGGTTGGCTCGATTCTTAAACACGCAGTGCTCTCGCTGGCGGTCTTTGGGGTTCTGCTTTTTGTCATCGGTGGGCTGTTTCAAGTTCTGCCGTCCAGTTTTTTGCCGGATGAAGATCAGGGATATTTTATTTCGGTCGTGCAATTGCCGGACGGGGCATCCAAGCAGCGAACTATTGAAGTGATTGAACAGGTTGAAAATTATTTTCTCTCGGTTCCCGAAGTGCACTCCACCGATGCGCTGGTCGGGCAAAACTTTGTCTTTAACACTCGAGGGTCGAATCAGGCGACGATGTTTGTGCCCTTGCATCACTGGGATGACCGCACGCAATCGGATCAGCATGTTAAATCTCTGATTGGGAATGCCTTCAAAAAGTTTGCCGAAATTCCCGAGGCGCTGATCCTGGCGTTTAACGCACCTTCCATTCGTGGATTGGGGACGACCGGAGGATTCTCATTACAATTACAGGATCCGAGCGGTGGAGATTTCAATCAATTTTCCGCCATCACGCAACAATTTGTGAGCAAGGCGAAACAAGATCCAGCCATTGGTGCGATCGGCACAAGTTTTCGCGTCACCGCGCCGCGTTTGTATGCCCGCGTCGATCGGGAACGAGCCAAGGCCTTGGGTGTGCCTATTTCCGAAGTGTTCGATACGATGCAAGCGTATTTCGGCAATTTCTACATCAACGATTTCATTAAACTTGGACGGGTCTATCGAGTGCAGACCGAAGCGTTGCCGGAGTTCCGGTCGAGTCCCGATGACATTGCGAAAATTTATGTACGTGCCCGGAATGCCAAGGGATCGACGATGATTCCGCTTGATACGGTGGTCAGTACGGAATTTACGAGCGGCCCGGATACCGTGACGCATTTCAACGGTTTTAATACCGCCTCCGTTCTGGGTGCTGCCGCTCCGGGGTATAGTTCAGGGGCTGCCCTTGATGCCTTGGAACGACTGGCTCAAGAGGTGTTGATTCCCAAGGGCTATGATATCGATTGGAGCGGGATTTCCTATCAGGAACGGAAGACCGGCACCGAGTCCATTTTTGCCTTCGCCTTCGGCCTCTTAATGGTGTTCCTGGTGCTTGCCGCGTTGTATGAAAGTTGGTCGGTGCCTTTTGCCGTGATTCTTGCCGTGCCGTTCGGTCTCTTCGGGGCTCTATCCGCCGTCTGGATTCGGGGCTTGAGCAATGATATCTACTTTCAAATCGGCTTAGTGACCTTAATCGGGCTTGCGGCACGAAATGCGATTCTGATCGTCGAATTTGCGAATCATCGCTATGAGGGAGGGATGCCGCTGGTGGAGGCAGCCTTAGAGGCCGTCCGTCTTCGTTTCCGGCCGATCATTATGACCTCTATGGCGTTTATCTTAGGCGTGGTTCCCTTGGTCATTGCGTCCGGTGCGGGTGCGGCTAGCCGTCAATCCATCGGGACAGGCGTCTTCGGCGGCATGTTGGCGGCGACATTTTTAGCGATCTTTTTTGTTCCGCTGTTTTTTGTGCTCATCAGGAAGTTGGGGTCACGAATGAAGGGGAAATCTGCCGACATTCTCGCTGAAGATCAGGATGAGCACATCCTTGATGGAGAACGATAACATGCGTTCGTTCTGTGCCCTCTTCTTGTCGTCCGTGTTGCTTATGTCCTGTGCCATGGGACCGGACTACTCACGGCCCGATATTAAAACGGCCGACCAGTTTC
The sequence above is a segment of the Nitrospira sp. MA-1 genome. Coding sequences within it:
- a CDS encoding multidrug efflux RND transporter permease subunit, whose product is MSSHFFIDRPIFATVISIVIVVVGLVSLQVLPIAQFPEITPPVVQIEADYPGASAEVVAEAVARPIEVQLPGIDNLLYYDSSSTNDGHMTIRLTFEIGTDVDIAQVQTQNRQRLAEPQLPPEVVRQGITVKKVSPDLLGVVALSSSDPRQDTVFLSNFAILRIVDNIKRLPGVGDALIFGGQNYSMRLILDPIRMAQMDVTPTDIANVVREQNRDFPAGRIGREPAPSGTELTIPVITQGRMSEAKEFEDMIVRAYPDGSMVRLGDVAMVELGAQSYDLEGRWNGKPNVFMLTFLSPGANALETMKRIKDEMKSLTNIFPAGVSYDIPYDTTRFIEVSIQQVVKTLGEALILVILVVYLFLQSWRATLIPAVAVPVSLIGTFAGMVALGFSINTLTLFGMVLAIGIVVDDAIVVVENVARHIQNGHPPKEAAKLAMTEVTGPVIALVVVLAAVFLPVAFLGGITGELYQQFAITITLSVVLSGIVALTLSPALCALILKPDQEREAGFWKKFNDGFNWTQNRYVGTVGSILKHAVLSLAVFGVLLFVIGGLFQVLPSSFLPDEDQGYFISVVQLPDGASKQRTIEVIEQVENYFLSVPEVHSTDALVGQNFVFNTRGSNQATMFVPLHHWDDRTQSDQHVKSLIGNAFKKFAEIPEALILAFNAPSIRGLGTTGGFSLQLQDPSGGDFNQFSAITQQFVSKAKQDPAIGAIGTSFRVTAPRLYARVDRERAKALGVPISEVFDTMQAYFGNFYINDFIKLGRVYRVQTEALPEFRSSPDDIAKIYVRARNAKGSTMIPLDTVVSTEFTSGPDTVTHFNGFNTASVLGAAAPGYSSGAALDALERLAQEVLIPKGYDIDWSGISYQERKTGTESIFAFAFGLLMVFLVLAALYESWSVPFAVILAVPFGLFGALSAVWIRGLSNDIYFQIGLVTLIGLAARNAILIVEFANHRYEGGMPLVEAALEAVRLRFRPIIMTSMAFILGVVPLVIASGAGAASRQSIGTGVFGGMLAATFLAIFFVPLFFVLIRKLGSRMKGKSADILAEDQDEHILDGER